The window cttaactgacttgcctagttaaagaaataaaatgcattattcccataccattactACAGAGAATCAGAAACTATGCTACCCTTTGCCTACTTCGCTTTTACAAgagtctcaaaatacaacactgcccctttaagagttACAAAAAAGCTCgacctgactcgcttttcaaagatggctagaaatgtaaacattttgtgctcttgtaggaagcaaccactcccCATTGTTGACTAGAAACTGGCTGTAACTGGGATAaaaactcactaactagcaaaggatatgaacaaaactTGCACAGGTGGCTACATACAGCacttgctttgatctcaaaacaagctcaGCAACTCatgaccgctcatgctgtaaacacagtccagttcaaagtgacagatccatatatggcactttgcatataggcctactgcagggCTGGTTATggtgcaccggtctgtgtagagtatgggccTGCGTCgagcctgtcaatgcaatagaatccaaATATGAATGtatatacattttatttcaccccaattttgtgatatcaaATTGGTAGTGAGTCTTGTcccgtcgctgcaactcccctatggacccgggagaggtgaaggtcaagagccatgtcctaaaacacgaccctgccaagccgcactgcttcttgacacactgctcgcttaacccggaagccagccaagccaatgtgtcagaggaaacattaTCTAGCTTGCaactgaagtcagcttgcaggcacccggcccaccacaagagtGCGATGGTATATCCCGgcaggccaaaccctctcctgagccaattgtgcgccgcctcatgggtcttctTGTTACAgctggctgtgacacagcctgggatcgaacccaggtctttagtgacgcctcaagcactgcagtgccttaaaccgcagTGCCATTTGGGAGTTCCTTGCAATAGAATCCGACGCCAATGCGCTCTACCTACAAGAAAATCTCTCGCACAGATCGTTTGGCAtactaagtcttgcatagtttgttttggtatgttagattgaaagtggctaatattagAGCCTCCCGAGTCTAGCACAATTCCCACAGTGGAGCgaaacattgatagtgttaaAAGGGTTAAACTCTAAAAAGTTGTAGTTCAATGCACTCAATActgtaacatgctgaccacaccgctcgcgctgcaaaataaatgtatgcacacatgttattcaatcattgcacccacactgctcacgagCTTCTGTATGGGCAGGTGCTAAAATAGAACTGTTCTGCCTCTCCcatttcctcattggtttttaagagcatatacccacatgggtgattggaAGATGAACTGAAGTCCACATTCAGTTCATCTGTGGTAATGCGCCGTAAAGctggttgccaactgccatataaagtccaaagaagaaaaagaagcatGGAGGAGAGATTACAAAAAACTAATTGGGTTTACCGTTTATTATGAACTGTCaaagtagaggaccttgtgcatttcaggtataATAAACAACCCAATGttaatatcccaggacaaattagccagtaacagcaagctagctagctacatttccatatgtttaatgcttttcgacctgtccccaggttcagagtttgtttttgatatttcaacctgcgtgtcctgctCACTTCTGGTGTGGCGGGACAAAATAAACATGTTGACGTGCATGCGGTTTGGTCAGCATATAAGTCGCTCTTGATAAGCGcatttgctaaatgactaaaatgtgaacatttaaaaatgtttgtAAAAATCCTGTTTAGCACCTTCAGGTGCTACAAATTTTTATTCTGCAACAACTAtatttttgtaatttaatttTTATTCCTTTGTAAAAGTGTAGAATTTTATTTTCactgacattatggagtattgtgtagatcaattaaatgtttttattaaatctatttcaatcccactttaacaacaaaatgtgaaagactggtgtagactttctataggcactgtacCTTCAATGATTCTCTATACACCCAGTTTCAACCACCAGCCCATAGACACCTGATGGCCCCACTGAGTCTTGGGCGGGAGCATGTTTAGAATTGAGCATACTCTCTCTTCACTGCACGTTCTGAAGCCAGGTCAGAAAACCAACACTAGCACCTGCCCCTTCAGTGTTTGCGCTACCAAATTACTTACACCAATTCGGTGCTTTAAGATCcgcaaacagtgtgtgtgtgggggggggggtggcttCAGGCTTTACAGTGTCCTCACTGCCCACCATCTCCCGCTCTGCTCATCCTCACTTCCTCCATAATCTCACTAATTCTACCGCCTTTCAACTCACTCTCCCTCACTTTTCCATACTCTTCCCCTCCCCCAGGTAATGGCCAGCTGTCTCTCAGTCTCAGGGTACGAGTGTTCCGGGGTGCTCACCTGAAGGCCCGTCCTCTGCCTCTGGGCGGTGTGTAGCCACTGTAGTAACGTGCGCGCGATGGGTTAAAGTTCCCTCCTCGTGAGCGGAAGCGTGCCCGAGGAAACCCGCGGTCTGTGGTGCTGATACCTGGCCTGTTTGTTCTCTTCACACCCACCTGACAGGATCAAGACAGGGGAAACCGGAAACCACAGGTTAGACAATAGCACAGGGGCCACAGAGTTCAGAAGGGTACAGGGGTCAGTCCCATTTAACACCCAGTTAACGTAGGAAATGGAACTGAAATTCAGTTCATACAGAAATTGCTCAGAATTGAGATTTTCCCCATTTCTTTACTTAATTTGAAACGGAATCGACTGtgacagtagctaggtttccatccaattggcgacagattttcatacaaatattctaaaatctgcataaaaacaataaaCGCAAATCAGAGATctgtttccatcaaactgacttgCTGCAGACAaaaaaaggctgtgcgtgatgatgtCGTACAAAGGCGCATCAAACTCCTcaccatgcactttcaccaccctgggaAGTTCATAACTTAATTAATCTATAACCTAATAAACTgtagtcatagtgggaggaccacacagcaTATCGCGTGACTCCCAAGTTTACTTCAaaatggttattatatcaatatttgcacataaataTCTGTAGTTGCCATGGCAGGCATGACTTTTCCCCccaacatgtactttactcgcataCAAAAAGGTTGAATGGAAACCTGGTTTATGAAACAGTGTTGCGTCCTCACCTTAATCTGCCTTCCTCTGAACAGAGACTCGTCCAATGCCATGGCCGTCCTCACAGACTCCTTGTCTGAAAACTCGATATAGGCAAACCTGCAACAGCAGCAGAAATATAAGAGCGTCATGAAGCACTAAAATCAGAGCACAAATCACTGAACAATCATGGACACCTCTTTTCAATAATTCCCTAATAATGACAATAACAGGTGCGATGAGCAACCGTTTAGCAACCTGATCATCCTAACTGGTTTATCTCATACACAAATACAAGCTTTAGAAAATAACTCCAGGCTATTAGAATAAGCAGTTACTTTCAATTAACTAAAAGTAACACTACCGAGACCTGAATCAAACAGAATAATATTAGCTAGTATAATTGCATTACTTTAAGTGGAAAGGGAATGATAAAAGCTTTTATACTAGTCATGAATTGTACATGGCTATAAAATGGACATGGGCACTTGAGTGAGCTAGACCACAACATCAGTAAAGAAATCCTCTGTGCTGCAGTCCAAGTCATCTCTATAGAAAGTTAGGGCAATGTGGTTTCAGTCTTGAGAGAGCCACTTTCTCCTCCTTAGCTGTTGCTAAGTGATAGACACTTCtgcattgtgctgtttatttcTGATAGTTTTCAAAAAATGCAGATACGCAATTTGTTGACCCCCCCCAACACCACACTCTGAAGGTCTAACCAAGCAAGCACCTAGACTGGGTCTATGAGCAATGTGACAAAATAATGGGTCGGCTGAACACAGATCTGTAACCTTACAAGCTGAAATTCCCAAATGTGTCTATTCAATAATGGATTCATGCGAATCAGTGCCacacaaataaatatttttaacctttatttaaacaggaagATTCCATTGAGGTAAAGGCCTGCATGTACAAAATCACACATTCAAAACATGACGATCAGACGTGTGAGCATGTAGATGATCTTGAGGCTGAAAGTCTTAACTCTAGATCACACTGCTCTAGATAACTAGGACAATGTATTTACTTAACTGTGAATAAAGATGCACTAATTCTCTAACCCGCACATGGAATGTCGGCAATTACCCTCTGGGATGCCGAGAGGGTATAGCTGGTAAAATGGTGTCTACACAATCTTTAGGGTAGAGGCTGTAAACATCTTATTTACTCTAGATGACTGATAGAAAAACGCTGCATAGTGTACTCACAGGTCTGTAAGTGAAAGAGCACTACTGCAAATGGAGGGAATGAGGGTGTAGGCATTTACCCTTTGGGATGCCCTGTGAACTTGTCACACAGGATGGTGACTCTGTTGACGGAGCCGCAACCGTGGAAGTGGGCTTCTAGCTCCTCCGCCGTGGCGCCGTAATCAACCTgtccacagagagggagaacagtgagATACCGCTGACAATGGCTAGTCAATTCCGCAATACAGAATCAACTCAGTGCCAAACTCCAAATTAAGGTTTTTGCATTCAAAGTAGTGTGAAATCATGCATGATGTCAATTTGAAACTCTACTACACTCATCATATGATAGAATCATCTTGAACACCTAACCAGGTGAATTCCACATACACCCAAAATAGAAACACCATCTGAGGTTAAGGAGGGGGTGAAGCCTTACGTTTCCAACATAGATAGATCTCGCGTCAGCTTCCATTTTCTCCTCGATGGACATGATGACAGGACCGGCTAGAGAGCAAAATTGAGACAAATTTATATACACTCCCGttctaaagtttggggtcacttagaagtgtccttgttttccatgaaaacatacatgaaattaggtgcaaaatgaataggaaatagtcaagacaaggttataaataatgattttgaaTTGACATAATTGtatccttcaaactttgctttcgtcaaagaatcctccgtTTGCAGCAATTACACCCATGCAGACCTTTGACATTCTAGTtatcaatttgttgaggtaatctgaagagatttcaacCCATACTTCCtcaagcacctcccacaagttggattggcacttacgtaccatacggtcaaaatgctcccacaacagctcaatagggctGAGATTATAGATAGCTGGTAttctgactgcttcttccctaaatagttcttgcctagtttggagctgtgctttgggtcattgtcctgtcgtAGGAGGAAATAGTCTCCAATTAagcaccgtccacagggtatggcgttgcaaaatggagtgatagccttccttcttcaagatcccttttatcctgtaccaccaccaaagcacccccagaccgtcacattgcctccaccatgcttgacagatggcgtcaagcactctcCCAGCATCTTTTCAatgtctcacgaatgttctttgtgatccgaacacctcaaacttagatttgtctgtccataacactgtttccaatcttcctctgtccagtatctgtgtCTTTCGCCCATCTTAAGCTTTtcttttcattggccagtctgagatatggctttcttTGCAActgcctagaatgccagcatcccggtgtctcctcttcactgttgacgttgaaactGTTGTTTTGCGGGTCctacttaatgaagctgccagttgaggacttgtgaggcaccCATTTCTCAAActacacactaatgtacttgtcctcttgcttagttgtgcaccggggcctcccactcctctttatattctggttagagacagtttgcgctgttctgtgaaggtagtagtacacagcattgtatgagatgttcagtttcttggaaatttctcgtaTGGAATGGCCTTAATTTCacagaatagactgacgagtttcagaagaaaggtctttgtttctggccaatttgagcctgtaattgaacccacaaatgctgatgctccagatacaaaaaggccagttttattgcttctttaaatcagcacaagtGTTCAGCTGTGcgtaacataattgcaaaagtgttttccaataatcaattagcctttttataatgattaacttggatgagctaacaaccatgccattggaacacaggcgtgatggttgctgataatgggcctctgtacgcccatgtagatgtatctttaattattattattttttttagctTCACaacatctacactgtatttctgctcaatgtgatgttattttaatgggatttttgttgttgcttttctttcaaaaacaaggacatttctaagtgaccccaaacttttgaacggtagtgtatatttggaAGGGTTTGATATTAATTCATCTGTCTTGTAGCTGCTCTGGAAACTTCAGTGAAATACAAAAAAATCAGTCGGTGTTCTCAAACAGTAATTTTTGGGACACATGTTCCGAGGCACCTTATCACTCTTTCTTCCCAAATAAACTCACCTGGTGGAGGGCTAAGATTCATCTGTTTCTCCACCTCGTTCTGTAACTCCTTCAGCTTTTCtgcttcctcctccatctctcgcaCCCGAGCTTTGATCGCCTCCAGCTCCTGAAAATAAATACATCAATACTCATCAATtgcaacacacaccacactagtCAGCAGGCTTGACAGACATCATgggaagaaaacaaaaaaaaaatgtaccaaATAAATTTCATCCATGCCGGTGCAAGCACATGACACACTTGGCAGTTCAGTCGCCTAAGATGACCCTGTTCCTGCACTAGCTGCTGAGTGGAACAGGCTCGCAGCACATGACCATTGGCCCGGGGTCTTTGTATCAGGCTTCACCATTCATTTCACAGACTGCTCGCTCAGCAAGAACCCCCACCGCCCCAGTGATGGCCAATAAGACAGTGGTGCCATACATCCTGTTGGGTGGGATCCCTTATTGGGTTTAGGCCTCCTTGACATTGCTGCATTGCAGCGCAGTGGGAGTTGCTCCAAATCCATCCTGGACTACTGACACAATTTGCATTGCAGGTTAATCCATTCCAGGTCTTGGGGATGTCTTGCATGGCCCCATTGATCATAACAACCAATAGACAAATTCAACAGCTTCGACTGGCTTCAAGAGGAAACAGCGAAATTCCTGGAAACTATATGGCTTATTTGATTCGGTGATGACTGGCTGCATTTTGTCGCATATTTAGTGTAGTCTCTTCCCTCCTGAAAATATCGAAGGATGAAAGCCCAGCCCTAAAAAAAATACCGCACCCCCAGTCTCGTGCTTACATAATTGCTTTCGAACACATTCATGCCAAAGACCACTATCACACATGCATATACAAATCAGAAACATTGTAGATAACATAAATGCAAGCCAACAGCTTTAATGTGAGTATTTTCAAACCGCATCTTTGCACACTACCACAGTAATATCCATTACCCACTAATTTATCAAGAGATAATACCTACTTATAATAGTCAAAATTACATGTTTAAAAATGCTTGCGTTTCGCAAGTCATTCAATGACTTTACTGGGAGAATAAACATGCGTGTCAGGTGCATGTCTGCAACATCCCAATTATTAGCAAGCCAACTAGCCAGCCAACTACCATTATCTCGTCGGCTCCCTCCCACTAACGTTATATCCAGCCCAAATATCCATAAATCCCTACTACAACAGAGCAAGTGCAGCATACTTCTCTGCGAGCATTTTAGCTATATAACAGTTAGATAGACAGTAAGTCAAGACATTAAAGCTTTTTTACTAGTCATCACTTAAATTTTCACGGAGTTGACGATCATGTTCCGTATGCGCATCAGCGCTTCCATTACAGCAGCTGTCAGCGTATGAGAAAAGAAAGGAGGCGTGTTTACCGTGAGCTCTCGCAGTGTCTGCGGATGGACTCGCAATCCGGCGGCTAATGGCGGCCTGTCCTACCCTCGCCCCTGTCTACATCTCCGTATTGCATTTTTGCGACGAATATTTTTTCTCCACTAGG is drawn from Oncorhynchus tshawytscha isolate Ot180627B linkage group LG29, Otsh_v2.0, whole genome shotgun sequence and contains these coding sequences:
- the pabpn1 gene encoding polyadenylate-binding protein 2 isoform X3: MEEEAEKLKELQNEVEKQMNLSPPPAGPVIMSIEEKMEADARSIYVGNVDYGATAEELEAHFHGCGSVNRVTILCDKFTGHPKGFAYIEFSDKESVRTAMALDESLFRGRQIKVGVKRTNRPGISTTDRGFPRARFRSRGGNFNPSRARYYSGYTPPRGRGRAFRFQDQWRLTTPAPVAAAPPNVSAGSLSLTAPAMHTHPILSVWGGGGQGDHRATAGGIYYNKR
- the pabpn1 gene encoding polyadenylate-binding protein 2 isoform X1, whose product is MAEFGNGMDSGMTEESLLDSDPGHPELEDPGVGDEEPGLEEGEAAIEDPELEAIKARVREMEEEAEKLKELQNEVEKQMNLSPPPAGPVIMSIEEKMEADARSIYVGNVDYGATAEELEAHFHGCGSVNRVTILCDKFTGHPKGFAYIEFSDKESVRTAMALDESLFRGRQIKVGVKRTNRPGISTTDRGFPRARFRSRGGNFNPSRARYYSGYTPPRGRGRAFRFQDQWRLTTPAPVAAAPPNVSAGSLSLTAPAMHTHPILSVWGGGGQGDHRATAGGIYYNKR
- the pabpn1 gene encoding polyadenylate-binding protein 2 isoform X2, whose translation is MAEFGNGMDSGMTEESLLDSDPGHPELEDPGVGDEEPGLEEGEAAIEDPELEAIKARVREMEEEAEKLKELQNEVEKQMNLSPPPAGPVIMSIEEKMEADARSIYVGNVDYGATAEELEAHFHGCGSVNRVTILCDKFTGHPKGFAYIEFSDKESVRTAMALDESLFRGRQIKVGVKRTNRPGISTTDRGFPRARFRSRGGNFNPSRARYYSGYTPPRGRGRAFRGRGRTTSWYSPY